The genome window ctttttttttggtaaaaaagcagttgcagaaaaattgttcttttggtttttcttttcaattttagttcAAAGTTCAAACATAATAGGTTCGTGTGtacgtaggcaggcattttGGCAGGTTTGCCTATCacttgcctgcctacctactcGCCTGCctacttaaaatattttaataccaaaaagttcaatgcaaacatattttcaactctagaaatttgaacatttgcaTAATCTATCGGTCATCTCGTTTTTATAGTAATTGGGAAGTCTACGGTTTTAATCTGATTATCAAAACAATACTAACACCAGAGATCATAACGGGTCACAATTTGTAGAAATATCAACAAGCTCTATGAATAGGGTCAACATGATTTCAAATTgcttattttcagtttcgcGATTCTCTACTTCTTCTTCACCATTGCCTGCCTACTGATTGCTCCAGTGGTTGACTTGATAACTGCGAAATGGTCGATGGTTGTTGGATTCTTCACGTACATTGCATTTCAGTTGGGATTTCTTGAATTGAACAGTGCATACCTGTACACCACATCGGCTCTTTTGGGAATTGGAGCAgcttgtgagttttttgaagttttggctgAAGTACTTTACTTTGGTAGTAAatatctcggttcattttggagatatcaaaacattttcaactatggaactatagaaaaagaaattttgaatattttctcagttgagaactttttgatataaaaaagGAGAATTGAGATATAGGCTGACAAAGAAATTTCAGTCCTTTGGGTTGGTCAAGGAAAGTACCTCACGGAAAATTGCACAAGTGAGACTATCGAACGCAACACTGCTCTAATGTggctcattttcaaattcaggtATGTTTTACTTAGCCTAACATCTaacaaattatataatttcagCCTCCTAGGCGGCGGGGTCTTCCTTTACTTCATGTTCCAGGATCAAACTATGCACGAGCTGGTGCTAAGTGGAgatgtaaatttttcagttaaaaatctatactgaatattcaaattttaagttcaaaatctTTGTCTACGTGTTCTGTTCCATCTCGGTAGTTGCTGCAGTCAATACTGCATTCCTTCCAGCGCCGGCGTATGTACCAGAGAAGAGGGAAGCAGTTACATTAGCCGGAACATTGAGTTGGTCcaaactttttgagttttacgTTACTTTTACGTTAGTGATTTGCAGAAGTAACATTCCGGTTAATCCGTCAAACTCCGATGCTCCTGCTAGCGTTTATTTTCTTGTACACCGGGTTCTCCAGGTCGTTTTGGattggtaggcaggcacatagGCTTCATCTCAAACCTTACAGCAATCTACCCGACCTACTTCATCTCAAACCTTACAGCAATCTACCCGACCTGCATCAAATTCACCTCCAAACTCGGAGAAAACACCACAAAACTTCTAGCAATTAGTGGAATTGCAACCGGGATTGGGCAAATTGTAGCTGGTGGAATATTTTCAGTACTCGGAAAACGTGTCAGAATACTCGGAAAAGATATGATTGTAGTGATTGCTTGTGTACTTCATTTGATATGTTTTGTATTGATTTATCTGTTCTTCCCATATGATGCACCACTACGTCCTACACAGAATGTTgggatttttgagccaaagtttgtattttttgggaatttttaagTTGAACAATTATGGATTTTTCAGTGCCTACATTGCAATATTCTGCTCTGGGCTTCTTGGTTTCGGCGATGCAATTATTCAGACTCAAGTCTACTCGTTCCTCTGTGACGGGTACTCTGAAGAATCGTCTCACGCATTTGCTCTATTCAAGTTCTACAGTGTAAGTTTCAACTTGAAGGGTCTGTCTAGGCTCATATATACTAAATTTCAGGCCATATCCTCCACAATAGCTTTCTTCGTATCAAAATACTTTACCTTGGCCGGTCATCTTCTACTTTATGGAGCTTTTGCCATTCTATCAGCCATCGCAGCAGTCATGGCTCAAAAGCTATATTTCCACAAGACACGGCATTTCTTTCAaggtttgttttattttttgacaacCTAGCGGCTTGCCTACCTatctgcctacctacctacagCCTGCCTACAACcttaatatttcagaaaacacaaaaatccaCCCTGCCATCGAATCTGAgccaataaaaattcaaatcagtGAGAGCGGATCAACGATAGAGTCTTCGGAGAAAACGGAAAGAAAAATTACtgatttaaattgatttttttttgcattttctgaataataCTTTGACATAATTGATATTAATAAATAATACTCGAAACTTTATCAGACTCCACCTATATTCTGACACTACAACCTGTACGGTGTCTGCAATATTTGaccaattttggaaaaaaatgttgcttgtttcacaaatatgaaattttccaCGTAGCGTCCGGAATGTTAATCCCTATTTTTTATAcgtttttttacagttatgtTCTGTGATTGAGAGTCACGACGCCAAAATAGTTACTTTAACCGTACATATTTCCGCCCTGTGATACTACAAAAagcgaaacaatttttttaaacaatatttattgaattttttctgactcTTCAATTAATAACAACACTAATTATTTGATCCGTTCATAGACTTTTCCCATCTGTTTCCATATTTCAACACTATTTTTATCACCAGTATTTTCCAGATACCTTTATTAAAAGTAATAAATAATGTTCAAAACTTTACATCAGACCCCACCCATATTCCAGCACTATATATTGCGTGTCAATTCTCGgcggacaaaaaaaaatgcaatgtttaaCTAGAAGAACACATTCTTTTGAAACTTCTTTGGTATTACCTTTAGTgtattttttcctcttttcttcttttttttcaagtaaaaaaattccacaattaTTGGAGTGTGTAGACTTGAGTAACATTTCTGCTTCACAAGCGACCTACGCcagcacaaaaaaaagtaggcTGCAGCCAGCAACGAAAGGCACGTCGTTGGCAAACAGGCATGATATGTAGGCAGGAAAGCAGgcgtaggcaggtaggcatggTGTGCCTGTCTAGCCTGAAAATAGAGTCTCCTGGccttttttcacaatttttcaattttcttccaaaatgtaAACATTTGAACCTTTTGGGGTTCTATGATATGCAAATATTGTCAGTTGTGGGAAACTGTTTGGAATTTACAGTTCAAACagttttgtaacttttttctggaatttttctttcattcattgtcagatttttttccataattttttgtcttaaaCGTTCCTAATTGTTTTCCCTTTTGTTCTCCGATTCtttgaacaataaaaacatttttaaaacccCATTCAAAAGGAAAAGTTTATATTAAAAAGGTTTCAGTTTTTGTGTGACGTTtaacttttccattttataaaacatttcaatatcAGGTGcttgaaatcaaaatgaaGATCTCCACTGAGACCACAAAT of Caenorhabditis elegans chromosome II contains these proteins:
- the F31D5.2 gene encoding UNC93-like protein MFSD11 (Confirmed by transcript evidence), yielding MVLLDTGTKNVIRLSVSFMLLFFAYMSQEFIQEPLIEEEHRRGGNIDPHAGYHSFAILYFFFTIACLLIAPVVDLITAKWSMVVGFFTYIAFQLGFLELNSAYLYTTSALLGIGAAFLWVGQGKYLTENCTSETIERNTALMWLIFKFSLLGGGVFLYFMFQDQTMHELVLSGDFKIFVYVFCSISVVAAVNTAFLPAPAYVPEKREAVTLAGTLKVTFRLIRQTPMLLLAFIFLYTGFSRSFWIAIYPTCIKFTSKLGENTTKLLAISGIATGIGQIVAGGIFSVLGKRVRILGKDMIVVIACVLHLICFVLIYLFFPYDAPLRPTQNVGIFEPNAYIAIFCSGLLGFGDAIIQTQVYSFLCDGYSEESSHAFALFKFYSAISSTIAFFVSKYFTLAGHLLLYGAFAILSAIAAVMAQKLYFHKTRHFFQENTKIHPAIESEPIKIQISESGSTIESSEKTERKITDLN